CAGCTCCAGAAAAATCAAGTATCGTCCTTGAATCAGCCTGTGATGGTAGCGAAAAAGCTATACGCGCCGGAATATTCGCCTTTATTAAGCCCGTAACGACGTTCACTGAGGGCCTCTGAGTGGCGAGAATAAGGTGAATTCCAGTAGCGCGAGCCATCTGAGCCAGCCTGCATATAGACTCCTCAACCTCTTTGGGGGAAAGCATCATAAGATCCGCAAGCTCATCTATTATAACTACGATGTAATGGAATTTTTCCTCCTTTTCCAACTTGTTATATCCGTTTATATCCCTCACACCGAGTCGCGAAAATCTCCTATATCTCTTATCCATTTCCTCAAGAAGACGCTTCAGAACGTTCACGGCGTCCTTAACTTCCGTTATGACCGGAACTGCCAGATACGGTATGTCATTGTAAACGCTGAACTCAACCCGCTTAGGATCTATTAAAACAAGCCTGATATCCTCGGGCTTATTCCTGAATATCAGACTCATTATGATCACATTAAGGCAGACGCTTTTACCGGAGCCGGTTGCCCCCGCAACGAGAAGATGAGGAAGATCCGCTATATCTATAACAAGGGGGGAACCCGCAACATCTTTTCCGAGAGCTACCGCTAAAGGGGATTTTAGCTTCTTAAAGCTTGAGGATCTGAGAATCTCCTTAAGATATACAACTCTCCTTACCCTGTTAGGAACTTCTATGCCGACAAGTCCCTTTCCAGGTATCGGAGCCTCTATCCTAACGCTCTCAGCCTTGAGATTCAACGTTATCTCCTTCGATAAGGAAGCAATTCTATTAACCTTGACCCCTTTAGCAGGCTCTACCTCGAATCTGTGAACGGTGGGACCGACCACTACATTAACCACTCGAGCGGATATGCCAAAGTTTTTAAACGTTTCCTCAAGCTCTCTCTTCTCCTCCTCTACCGGTTCCCCATCACCTTTATAGACGGGAGGATCCGAAAGAAGACTTAAGGGGGGTGGCAGACCCCCTCCGGAAGCCTCACCGACAGTCGTTGAAACTCCTTCATCTACCGCAACCACAGCTTTCTTTCTCTTAGGTGCTTTTTCTATC
This genomic window from Synergistota bacterium contains:
- a CDS encoding DNA translocase FtsK, producing the protein MVERDKRRIAFGIFLLIFSVFLFISLLDFKTGRVGSFFKEELFKLFGFSSFLFALLLFLEGLSLLGLRVPILPLLLLLPLLSILFHLVLPPRLFPARGGILGSYLFSKLNYYVGTAGSAIILTFSLGLVGYWLLGKPLRALIYLMRKLKREGEKREIKVKEAKKIEKAPKRKKAVVAVDEGVSTTVGEASGGGLPPPLSLLSDPPVYKGDGEPVEEEKRELEETFKNFGISARVVNVVVGPTVHRFEVEPAKGVKVNRIASLSKEITLNLKAESVRIEAPIPGKGLVGIEVPNRVRRVVYLKEILRSSSFKKLKSPLAVALGKDVAGSPLVIDIADLPHLLVAGATGSGKSVCLNVIIMSLIFRNKPEDIRLVLIDPKRVEFSVYNDIPYLAVPVITEVKDAVNVLKRLLEEMDKRYRRFSRLGVRDINGYNKLEKEEKFHYIVVIIDELADLMMLSPKEVEESICRLAQMARATGIHLILATQRPSVNVVTGLIKANIPARIAFSLPSQADSRTILDFSGAERLLGKGDMLFLSPTAGQPIRAQCAWVGDEDVGRIVAYLKEQGEPRYWEDLLKVPEEEMGEIPQDPLFKKALEVIVNTKTASATLLQRKLGIGYARAARLLDMLERMGIVGPSKGGGKPRDILKSEEELREILR